TGTAGCGGCGCAGCGAGCGGAAGGTGGTCAGCCGCGGTGCGGCCTCGTTGGTGAAGGCACGGAAGGGCCCAGGGGGTTTCGTGTGCGACGGTGGCGTTGAACGACTCCGCGGTGGCGTTGTCGGCGCTGCCGACCGTGCTCATCGGCCGAAGGGCACTTCTGGCCATCGACTGCGACCGTACTTTTCTGATAACTTCGCAGCGGCGGATCATCATGGTTCGGATGAGGCGATGATCGCCACGATGAACCATCGACGCCAATGCGAAATGGTGGGAGACGGTGACAGCATCAGTCGAATATTCGGTCGATCACGGTCACGTTGAGCTGCTTCCGATCCACTTCGACGACCTCGACTCGATGGGGCTCGTCCACAACTGCCGGTACGGAGTTCTGGTGGAGCGCGCCCTCAACACCTTCTGGACGTCCCACGGCTGGACGTTCGACGGTGGCACCTACAGCCACCCGGACGTGTTTCTCGCGGTGGCCGAGTTCGCCATCTCCTACCGCACGCCG
The sequence above is a segment of the Micromonospora sp. WMMA1363 genome. Coding sequences within it:
- a CDS encoding thioesterase family protein produces the protein MTASVEYSVDHGHVELLPIHFDDLDSMGLVHNCRYGVLVERALNTFWTSHGWTFDGGTYSHPDVFLAVAEFAISYRTPFRGTGAMAVHLWIDQFSGSSAVYGFRCLSRDGQTVHAEGRRVHIRIDPKTLRPTAWADDTRSVMKLIARPSD